In a genomic window of Glycine max cultivar Williams 82 chromosome 13, Glycine_max_v4.0, whole genome shotgun sequence:
- the LOC100784055 gene encoding wee1-like protein kinase — translation MNRKMQNEKQDLDLVISSSSLDDDIDFILSQDLFCTPDYLTPDNKFPVKGFDSNSVDLEEEDGPCPKSPEKKPSTSKGKRCRMDDAISGDTLSSTSSGDNQPIVELGNDFVGEYITDKPKARNYVSRSAVALRCRVMPPPCIRNPFLKCLSEKEIDPFESQRSKFAGLFPALVGGGGGGDCLSRYRNDFHEIEQIGIGHFSNVFKVIKRIDGCLYAVKHSTRKLCKETEREKALMEVQALAAIGSHENIVGYYSSWFENEQLYIQMELCDHSLSIKNCPSLVTAGHEIEALYQVASALQFIHKKGIAHLDVKPENIYVKNGVYKLGDFGCATLLDNSLPIEEGDAHYMPQEILNENYDHLDKVDIFSLGASMFELISSSCLPEPESGIQFFNPKEGKVPFLPGVSVQFQNLLTVMMDPDPVKRPSATKLLKRVLEMARN, via the exons ATGAATAGGAAAATGCAGAACGAGAAGCAGGACTTGGACTTggtgatttcttcttcttctctggaCGACGATATCGACTTCATTCTCAGCCAGGACCTGTTTTG CACACCGGATTACCTGACCCCTGATAACAAGTTTCCTGTGAAAGGCTTCGATAGCAACAGTGTCGACTTG gaagaggaagatggcCCTTGCCCCAAGTCACCAGAGAAGAAGCCAAGTACTTCAAAAGGCAAGCGATGCCGAATGG ATGATGCTATCTCAGGAGATACTCTCAGTTCTACCTCCTCTGGTGATAATCAGCCAATTGTGGAACTTGGAAATGACTTTGTTGGAGAGTATATTACTGATAAGCCAAAGGCTCGAAACTATGTGTCTCGTTCTGCAGTTGCATTGCGTTGCAGGGTTATGCCTCCTCCTTGTATTAGAAACCCCTTTTTGAAATGCCTTTCAGAAAAGGAAATCGACCCTTTTGAAAGTCAAAGATCAAAATTTGCAG GCCTCTTCCCTGCActtgttggtggtggtggtggtggtgattgtCTTTCACGCTACCGCAATGACTTTCATGAGATTGAG CAAATTGGTATAGGTCACTTCAGCAATGTTTTCAAAGTAATAAAGCGAATAGATGGTTGCTTGTATGCTGTGAAACACAGCACCAGGAAGTTGTGCAAGGAAACAGAAAG GGAAAAAGCCTTGATGGAAGTTCAAGCTTTGGCTGCCATAG GTTCCCATGAGAACATTGTGGGGTACTATTCTTCATGGTTTGAAAATGAACAACTGTATATTCAGATGGAGCTATGTGATCACAGCTTATCCATAAAAAATTGTCCATCATTAGTCACTGCAGGACATGAAATAGAAGCTTTGTATCAG GTTGCCAGTGCATTGCAATTTATCCATAAGAAGGGAATAGCTCATCTTGATGTTAAGCCTGAAAATATTTATGTGAAAAATGGTGTTTATAAGCTTGGTGATTTTGGATGTGCAACTCTACTTGATAATAGCCTTCCAATTGAGGAGGGTGATGCACATTATATGCCTCAGGAAATCCTTAATGAGAATTATGATCACCTTGACAAGGTTGATATCTTCTCCCTGGGAGCTTCTATGTTTGAGCTAATTAGCAGCTCGTGTTTGCCAGAACCAGAATCAGGAATTCAGTTCTTTAATCCTAAAGAGGGAAAGGTGCCATTCTTGCCAGGAGTTTCAGTGCAATTTCAAAACTTACTCACG GTCATGATGGACCCCGATCCGGTTAAGCGGCCTTCGGCTACAAAGTTGCTGAAGAGGGTCCTTGAAATGGCAAGAAATTGA